Proteins encoded by one window of Polaribacter haliotis:
- a CDS encoding inorganic diphosphatase, whose translation MSEHKTKTFDVLIEIPKGSRNKYEYDFELNKIRFDRMLFSSMMYPADYGFVPETLALDGDPLDVLVLGHEPTFPMCVIEVKPIGVFHMTDEKGPDEKVICVPVSDPIWNKKNDLSDLNPHRLKEIEHFFKVYKDLEKKKVDVGGWGNADEACKIFKDCVQRYENSEHKKNGNFTI comes from the coding sequence ATGAGCGAGCACAAAACAAAGACTTTTGATGTATTAATAGAAATCCCTAAAGGAAGTAGAAACAAATATGAATATGATTTTGAATTAAATAAAATTCGTTTCGACAGAATGCTATTTTCTTCGATGATGTATCCAGCAGATTATGGTTTTGTACCAGAAACTTTAGCTTTAGATGGAGATCCTTTAGATGTTTTAGTTTTAGGGCATGAACCAACTTTTCCAATGTGTGTTATTGAAGTAAAACCAATTGGTGTTTTTCATATGACCGATGAAAAAGGACCAGATGAAAAAGTTATTTGCGTTCCTGTTTCTGATCCTATTTGGAATAAGAAAAATGATTTATCTGATTTAAACCCTCATAGGTTAAAAGAAATTGAGCACTTTTTTAAAGTATATAAAGATTTAGAAAAGAAAAAAGTAGATGTTGGTGGATGGGGTAATGCAGATGAAGCATGTAAAATTTTTAAAGATTGTGTTCAAAGATATGAGAATAGTGAGCATAAAAAGAACGGTAATTTTACTATTTAG
- a CDS encoding pyruvate dehydrogenase complex E1 component subunit beta, translated as MKTVQFREAICEAMSEEMRRDESIYLMGEEVAEYNGAYKASKGMLDEFGAKRVIDTPIAELGFAGIAIGSAMNGNRPIVEYMTFNFSLVGIDQIINNAAKIRQMSGGQFNCPIVFRGPTASAGQLGATHSQAFENWFANTPGLKVIVPSNPYDAKGLLKAAIRDDDPVIFMESEQMYGDKMEIPEGEYIIPIGVADIKREGTDVTIVSFGKIIKEAYKAADELAKENISVEIIDLRTVRPMDHDAILTSVKKTNRLVILEEAWPFASVSSEITYRIQDQAFDYLDAPIKRITTADTPAPYSPVLFEKWIPNANDVIKAVKEVMYKK; from the coding sequence ATGAAAACAGTTCAATTCAGAGAAGCGATTTGCGAAGCAATGAGCGAAGAAATGCGCAGAGATGAAAGCATTTATTTAATGGGTGAAGAAGTAGCCGAATATAATGGTGCTTACAAGGCTAGTAAAGGAATGTTAGACGAATTTGGTGCAAAAAGAGTAATTGATACTCCTATTGCTGAATTAGGTTTTGCTGGTATTGCAATTGGTTCTGCCATGAATGGAAACAGACCTATTGTAGAATATATGACGTTTAACTTCTCGTTAGTAGGAATTGATCAAATTATAAATAATGCAGCTAAAATTAGACAAATGTCTGGTGGGCAGTTTAATTGCCCAATCGTTTTTAGAGGTCCAACTGCTTCTGCAGGTCAGTTAGGTGCTACACACTCACAAGCTTTCGAAAACTGGTTTGCAAATACTCCTGGTTTAAAAGTTATTGTACCATCTAACCCTTATGATGCAAAAGGTTTATTAAAAGCAGCAATTAGAGATGATGATCCAGTTATTTTTATGGAATCTGAACAAATGTATGGAGACAAGATGGAAATTCCTGAAGGAGAATACATTATTCCTATTGGAGTTGCAGATATTAAAAGAGAAGGTACTGATGTAACTATTGTTTCTTTTGGTAAAATTATTAAAGAAGCATACAAAGCTGCAGATGAATTAGCTAAAGAAAACATTTCTGTAGAGATTATAGATTTAAGAACTGTTCGTCCTATGGATCATGATGCTATCTTAACTTCAGTAAAGAAAACAAATAGATTGGTTATTTTAGAAGAAGCATGGCCATTTGCTAGTGTATCTTCAGAAATTACATATAGAATTCAAGATCAAGCATTCGATTATTTAGATGCACCAATTAAGAGAATTACTACTGCAGATACACCTGCACCTTATTCTCCTGTTTTATTTGAAAAATGGATTCCGAATGCAAACGATGTTATAAAGGCTGTAAAAGAAGTAATGTATAAGAAATAA
- a CDS encoding electron transfer flavoprotein subunit beta/FixA family protein, with amino-acid sequence MKILVCISHVPDTTSKINFTNNNETFDTNGVQFVINPYDEFCLTRAMWFKEKQGATVTVVNVGEANTEPTLRKALAIGADDAIRVNVNPTDGFLVAKELAAIVKDGGYDVVLAGKESADYNGQMVPGMLASLTDFNFVNGCVGLEVEGDNVTAIREIDGGNETVATTLPIVIGGQKGIVEEKDLRIPNMRGIMMARKKPLQVKEATDSNAKTSTQSFEKPAPKGAVKLVDTDNLDELISLLHNEAKVI; translated from the coding sequence ATGAAAATATTGGTATGTATTAGTCATGTGCCTGATACCACTTCAAAAATTAATTTTACAAATAATAATGAAACTTTCGATACGAATGGTGTTCAATTTGTAATTAATCCTTACGACGAGTTTTGTTTAACAAGAGCAATGTGGTTTAAGGAAAAGCAGGGAGCAACTGTAACAGTTGTAAATGTAGGAGAAGCAAACACAGAGCCTACTTTAAGAAAAGCGTTGGCAATTGGAGCAGATGATGCAATTCGAGTAAATGTAAACCCAACTGATGGTTTTTTAGTTGCGAAGGAATTAGCTGCAATTGTAAAAGATGGAGGTTATGATGTTGTTTTAGCAGGAAAAGAATCTGCAGATTATAATGGGCAAATGGTACCAGGAATGTTAGCTTCGTTAACCGATTTTAATTTTGTAAACGGTTGTGTTGGTTTAGAAGTAGAAGGAGATAATGTTACAGCTATTAGAGAAATTGATGGTGGAAATGAGACAGTTGCTACAACTTTACCAATTGTTATTGGTGGACAAAAAGGAATTGTAGAAGAAAAAGATTTACGTATACCAAATATGCGTGGAATTATGATGGCTCGTAAAAAACCTTTACAAGTTAAAGAAGCAACAGATTCTAATGCAAAAACTTCGACACAATCTTTCGAAAAACCAGCACCTAAAGGAGCTGTAAAATTGGTTGATACAGATAATTTAGACGAGTTAATTAGCTTACTTCATAACGAAGCAAAAGTAATTTAA